Proteins from one Pseudomonadota bacterium genomic window:
- a CDS encoding zinc ABC transporter substrate-binding protein, translating to MIKIITAIFLIIFSFNTHSKEQNSPPKIAVSIKPIHSIAANITDGITEPYLIVNDNSSPHDYSLKPSAASNINEADIIIYISDELETFLNKTVISMGNDKKILQLIKTNGLHLLNNGKNLNNTEDEHDHHHGEIDPHIWLSSKNSVIIAEKILDILIEHNPQNAEKYTKNFLDFSKKNASASEKYHKELEEYKNLPFIVFHDAYRYFENEYGLNNIGSMTDPSSSGIGAKRIKEIEQAVNKSNVSCIFTEPQFSSAVIDNIFLGKDIKIKTLDPIGYEIEAGKDAYFIILDNIVNNIKSCLKG from the coding sequence AAATAGCGGTTTCCATTAAGCCGATACATTCTATAGCGGCTAATATTACCGATGGAATTACAGAGCCTTACCTAATAGTTAATGATAATTCGTCACCGCATGATTACTCCCTAAAGCCTTCAGCCGCAAGTAATATAAATGAAGCCGACATAATAATTTATATTAGCGATGAGTTGGAAACATTCCTAAACAAAACCGTTATTAGTATGGGAAATGACAAAAAAATCCTACAACTAATCAAAACAAACGGTTTACATCTTCTAAACAACGGGAAAAACTTAAATAATACCGAAGATGAACACGACCACCATCACGGGGAAATTGATCCTCATATATGGCTGTCATCAAAAAATTCCGTCATAATAGCAGAGAAAATACTAGATATACTTATTGAGCATAATCCTCAAAACGCAGAAAAATATACGAAGAATTTTTTAGATTTTTCTAAGAAGAATGCGTCTGCAAGTGAAAAATACCATAAAGAACTGGAAGAGTATAAAAACCTTCCCTTTATAGTATTTCACGATGCTTACCGTTATTTTGAAAATGAATACGGCTTAAACAATATCGGAAGCATGACCGATCCTTCATCTAGCGGTATCGGAGCAAAAAGGATTAAAGAAATTGAACAGGCGGTTAATAAATCAAATGTTTCCTGCATTTTTACAGAACCGCAATTCTCTAGTGCCGTCATAGATAATATATTTTTAGGTAAGGATATCAAAATAAAAACCCTTGATCCTATAGGTTATGAAATTGAAGCTGGTAAAGATGCATATTTCATTATATTAGATAATATAGTTAATAACATTAAATCGTGTTTAAAAGGTTAG